TAGCTGACGGCTTTGAAGAAATAGAAGCGGTAAGCTGTATAGATATTTTGCGCAGATCCGGCGCAGAGGTAGTTGTAGCAGGTTTGCGCAATAAAGAAGTAAAAGCTTCCCGGGGGCTGGTAGTTGTTGCAGATACCACGCTTGATAAAGCAGGTAATTTATTTGACGCTTTGATACTGCCCGGGGGAAGCCTGGGAGCCAAGAATCTTTCTTCTTCAGAACGAGTAAAAAACCTCATACTCGAAGCGGCAGCTAAAAATAAAGTCATTGCCGCTATCTGCGCCTCCCCGGCGATAGTATTAGCCCCCTTGGGAATATTAAGAAATAGATCTGCCACTTGTTATCCGGGAATGGAGAATTATTTTGAGAAAAGCACTTCTTTTAAAAACGAACCCGTAGTTATTGATGGGAATATTATTACTTCTCGGGGCGCTGGGACAGCTTTTTTATTTGCGCTTGCAATAGCAGAAAAGATGGGCTCTCCTGAGAAAAGAAAACAGATAGAAAAAGATACCGCGCTATAGAACTTTTCCTGCTAGATCCAATTCTTACGCTTGAAATAACGCAACATAACCGCCGCTATAGAAATCATAAGGATTATAACAAAAGGATAGCCGAATTTGCTGGAAAGTTCGGGCATGTATTTAAAATTCATCCCATAAAAACTGGCAATCAAAGTAAGAGGCATCATAATAGTAGCAATAACCGTAAGCGTCTTCATGATCTCATTTAAGCGGTTTGAAATTACCGATACATACGCTTCCATAGCGCCTGTAACAATATCGCGGGAGGTGCCCACGATATCATTAAGCCTGACCATATTATCATGCACATTGCGGAAATAAATCGTATTGTTAGCGCAGATCAAAGGAAAATCGCCTCTAGCCATAAGCGCCATCAGATCCGCCTGCGGCCCGATAGTGCGGCGCAAATACATAATGGAATTCTTAAGATTATAGATTTTATGAAGCGTGCTATTGGAAGGGTCGCGGAAAAGCTCATCGCTCATCTCATCAACCATATTATCAAATTCATTAATAATAGGAAAATAGCTGTCCACGACCGAATCCACAAGCGAATAGAGCAGAAAATCCGCGCCGTGCATTATAATCGGAGACTGCTTCTTGATCCTTTCTTTGCTGACAGACAAGGGGCTGATGATATTATTGTGCGCGGTAATCAGGAAATTCTTTCCTAAACAAAAATCTATTTCCGCAGTGTTAACTTTTCCTTTGTCCTTATCATGAGAATCCATGGAAAGCATGATCATAAAAAGGTAATCGCGGAAATTCTCAATCTTGGGCCGGGCGTTGACCATGATAAAATCTTCTATGGTCAACGAGTGCAGGCTAAAGACATCGGTTAGAATATCAATATCAATATCGTCGATATCATTCATATCCACCCACAAAAGTCCTGATTCTTCTTTTAACACCTGGCGCATCTGTTCAGGGGCAAGCCCGGTCTGCAGGCCTGAATGGGAATGATAATAAAACGTTTCGTACATTATTAACCTCTTTTGTAAATCTATTCTTTTAAGACACCTTGATTATTTTACTGTAAAAGAACTTACCAAGCAACAGAATAATCAGGAAACCTTCCCCTTGCCAGCACCAACCTCTAACCTCTTTTTTATATATTCAATAACCAAATCCACGCAGCCTAAAAGAAAAGCCGCCGCAATTAAGCTTACTATCCGCACATTAAGTTTTTCCTGCTCGTTTATAAACTCATCCTTCAAATGAAACACAATAACAAGCACAATAACCCAGATAAAAAGTTTATACTCCTGGCTTCTTATAAGCCGGCTGAAACTAAACGGCCATTTCTCGCCTTTTTTATAAGCACGCAACGCCGGGAAAAAAGCCGGGACATTCTTCTTATAATCAAGGTAATCTTCTTTAAACTTTTCCTGAAGCATCATTTCTTCTTTTCTGATTGTCCTGCGATATACCATCATAAATAAGAATAAGAATAAAAACACAAGGTAAAAAACCTTAAGCATCACTAATACCCCTGTTAAAACAAGCGCTGACCCCAGATAAAGCGGATGCCTTATAAAAGCGTAAGGCCCGGAAGTAGTAAGCTTGTCCATTTTTATCGCATAGCCATTTGCCCAAACGCGCAGCAACAGCCCAGCGGAGATAAAACCAATACCGCGGATCAAAGATTTATCATCGGGAACCGCAAAAATCAACAATAACGCCCCCAACGGATACATGATTAAAAACCTTAGTTTAAACCAGCGCTCCAATCTCTTAAGCATAAAAACTCCTTTAAGCTTTATTTTTCAGCTTCTTGCGCCTTTTTGATATTAAAACTACGGCTTAAGTAATTCTAAATTTTGTTTTACTAATACGAGGCCTATAACCAATTGTATTGCCAAGACTAAAATCATCAAAATATTGAAGCCCAAAGAAAAATGCTATCTTTAACTTAGAGCTTAACAAAATCCATTCTTCCCCTATACTTTTTAAAATACATTATCTAATTTTATCATCCTATCTAACAGGAACAAGTAATATTTACGCGCCTTACAGCTTTGCCTCTATTATACCGGCATTCTTGATTTTATGCTTTAATAATTCACCCCTGAACATCTTCATCTGTTTTCCCGTAATACGCCTAAAATTATTGCGCATTAACCACAGGCAAGCGTTTATGAACTGTTCATGGGTAAAAACTACTATAAAGTTACCCTTAACCTTTTTTAACCTTTTTATTGCGCATCTGGCCCTGGAAATAAAATCATGAAAAGACTCTGCCCCATATCCATCACAATAAAATGGATCTGACTTTTTCCAATACTTTTTTGCTAAAGGCGTTCTTTGCGTAACATTGGTATTGCGGTATTTTTTCTCTGATAAATAGGTAAACTCATGCACATCCCATTGCTCACAAGGGACATTC
This genomic window from Candidatus Omnitrophota bacterium contains:
- the corA gene encoding magnesium/cobalt transporter CorA, whose amino-acid sequence is MYETFYYHSHSGLQTGLAPEQMRQVLKEESGLLWVDMNDIDDIDIDILTDVFSLHSLTIEDFIMVNARPKIENFRDYLFMIMLSMDSHDKDKGKVNTAEIDFCLGKNFLITAHNNIISPLSVSKERIKKQSPIIMHGADFLLYSLVDSVVDSYFPIINEFDNMVDEMSDELFRDPSNSTLHKIYNLKNSIMYLRRTIGPQADLMALMARGDFPLICANNTIYFRNVHDNMVRLNDIVGTSRDIVTGAMEAYVSVISNRLNEIMKTLTVIATIMMPLTLIASFYGMNFKYMPELSSKFGYPFVIILMISIAAVMLRYFKRKNWI
- a CDS encoding DJ-1/PfpI family protein yields the protein MGKKALIILADGFEEIEAVSCIDILRRSGAEVVVAGLRNKEVKASRGLVVVADTTLDKAGNLFDALILPGGSLGAKNLSSSERVKNLILEAAAKNKVIAAICASPAIVLAPLGILRNRSATCYPGMENYFEKSTSFKNEPVVIDGNIITSRGAGTAFLFALAIAEKMGSPEKRKQIEKDTAL
- a CDS encoding histidine phosphatase family protein produces the protein MKKTIWFIRHGESCANIGKKGFSPSENPLTKNGLKQAKGLALNFKETPSLIIVSKYLRAKQTAQETRVKFKNVPCEQWDVHEFTYLSEKKYRNTNVTQRTPLAKKYWKKSDPFYCDGYGAESFHDFISRARCAIKRLKKVKGNFIVVFTHEQFINACLWLMRNNFRRITGKQMKMFRGELLKHKIKNAGIIEAKL
- a CDS encoding isoprenylcysteine carboxylmethyltransferase family protein; translated protein: MLKRLERWFKLRFLIMYPLGALLLIFAVPDDKSLIRGIGFISAGLLLRVWANGYAIKMDKLTTSGPYAFIRHPLYLGSALVLTGVLVMLKVFYLVFLFLFLFMMVYRRTIRKEEMMLQEKFKEDYLDYKKNVPAFFPALRAYKKGEKWPFSFSRLIRSQEYKLFIWVIVLVIVFHLKDEFINEQEKLNVRIVSLIAAAFLLGCVDLVIEYIKKRLEVGAGKGKVS